A genomic window from Deinococcus malanensis includes:
- a CDS encoding peptidase MA family metallohydrolase produces MSVLLTASNVRAAGPDSPAGLVNAMQEALVRRDATAYLALVDLREPMFATEHRRFVQDWVARPPQDLRLTLSDVREISGQTLGQLRWSWRTAANVQRDVTLTSTFRKVGGEWRYAGEAFPVTLAQGRVLAQAGQEEVAGAIATNLDATISLVRRALGYGPSQPPVVKLYGSYAALSASVQLSLQPVGGWNEPGEAIKLAAPRWPESRVTLAHELAHAAVFSRFGEGQIRIPWWLHEGLAHFVASGIWTEQARATYLQRSITWHTRGELVAWDRLSNFEATPGELWPHVYGQGYAFVRYAVSRYGMPRVTSFMHELAAGQSTQVASTRAFGATFDQLDKDWKAWLGTQAVKAARSREPLP; encoded by the coding sequence ATGTCCGTTCTCCTGACCGCCAGCAATGTACGGGCTGCCGGGCCGGACTCGCCTGCCGGGCTTGTGAACGCCATGCAGGAAGCGCTGGTCCGCCGGGACGCGACGGCCTACCTGGCACTGGTCGACCTGCGCGAACCGATGTTCGCGACCGAGCACCGGCGATTCGTGCAGGACTGGGTGGCCCGGCCGCCGCAGGACCTGCGGCTGACCCTGAGCGATGTGCGCGAGATCAGCGGCCAGACGTTGGGGCAGCTGCGCTGGTCCTGGCGCACGGCGGCCAACGTGCAGCGCGACGTGACCCTCACCTCCACCTTCAGAAAAGTCGGCGGAGAGTGGCGGTATGCCGGTGAAGCCTTCCCCGTTACGCTGGCCCAGGGGCGCGTGCTGGCCCAGGCCGGACAGGAAGAGGTGGCGGGCGCCATAGCCACGAATCTTGACGCGACCATCTCGCTGGTCCGGCGCGCCCTGGGGTACGGCCCGTCGCAGCCACCGGTCGTCAAGCTGTACGGCAGCTACGCGGCGCTCTCGGCCAGTGTGCAGCTCAGCCTGCAGCCGGTGGGCGGCTGGAACGAGCCGGGCGAGGCCATCAAACTGGCAGCCCCGCGCTGGCCGGAGTCGCGGGTTACCCTCGCCCATGAGCTGGCGCATGCTGCGGTGTTTTCGCGCTTCGGTGAAGGCCAGATCCGCATACCCTGGTGGCTACACGAGGGCCTGGCCCATTTCGTGGCGTCAGGCATCTGGACCGAGCAGGCGCGTGCGACCTACCTGCAGCGCAGTATCACGTGGCATACCCGTGGGGAACTGGTGGCCTGGGACCGCCTGTCCAACTTTGAGGCCACGCCCGGTGAACTATGGCCCCATGTGTATGGCCAGGGCTACGCCTTCGTCCGCTATGCCGTGAGTCGCTACGGGATGCCCCGCGTGACCTCCTTCATGCACGAACTGGCGGCGGGTCAAAGCACGCAGGTGGCCTCTACGCGAGCTTTCGGAGCGACATTCGACCAGTTGGACAAGGACTGGAAAGCCTGGTTGGGCACGCAGGCGGTCAAAGCCGCCCGGTCACGTGAGCCACTTCCCTGA
- a CDS encoding TlpA family protein disulfide reductase, whose product MQKRITLLLFLMSGLASAVRPGDVAPDFTLNDATGKRVTLSSLRGQPVVLTFWATWCLVCKKNLPELNQEAGRAKMKNMFAVSATDTPKAALAYFKQSRLGSITPLVDAPRTKATSNGAAVAKAYRIIGQPVSVFIDQGGKVAAVHSGYLPPEQFRAYLKQIRPR is encoded by the coding sequence ATGCAAAAGCGAATTACCCTGCTGCTGTTCCTGATGTCTGGCCTCGCCTCGGCGGTGCGGCCGGGCGATGTGGCGCCGGACTTTACCCTGAATGACGCGACCGGAAAGAGGGTCACCCTGAGTAGCCTGCGTGGCCAGCCGGTGGTCCTGACGTTCTGGGCCACGTGGTGCCTCGTCTGCAAAAAGAATTTACCTGAACTGAATCAGGAAGCGGGGCGGGCCAAAATGAAAAACATGTTTGCCGTGAGCGCGACCGACACACCTAAAGCAGCCCTGGCGTATTTCAAACAAAGCAGGCTGGGCAGCATCACGCCGCTGGTGGACGCGCCGCGGACCAAAGCAACGAGCAACGGGGCCGCCGTCGCCAAGGCCTACCGCATCATCGGTCAACCGGTCTCCGTGTTTATCGATCAAGGCGGAAAGGTGGCCGCCGTTCACTCGGGTTACCTGCCGCCTGAGCAGTTCCGTGCCTACCTGAAGCAGATCCGCCCCCGGTGA
- a CDS encoding cytochrome c biogenesis protein CcdA yields MNDSPGFLLAFGAGLLSFLSPCVLPMLPAYLGFLTGMSRGELAGAGARRVALRHAVAFLAGFSIVFLALGALVESASIVLTTYGTPVRIIGGLMVLVLGLFTLGVLRFNALYLERRIHLKNKPAGYLGSGVVGLAFAAGWTPCMGPILAGVLFMAAQKPSLGVPLLLTYALGFSVPFLLGAFFLERVRALHRFTPSLERAGGVLMVVAGVLLLTNGFAWISRSLVNVVGFQGF; encoded by the coding sequence GTGAACGACTCGCCCGGCTTCCTGCTCGCATTCGGGGCGGGGCTACTGTCGTTCCTTTCGCCGTGTGTGCTGCCCATGCTGCCGGCCTATCTGGGTTTCCTGACGGGCATGAGCCGGGGGGAACTGGCCGGCGCAGGGGCCAGACGCGTGGCTCTCCGCCACGCCGTGGCGTTCCTGGCCGGCTTCAGCATCGTGTTTCTTGCACTGGGGGCGCTGGTTGAATCCGCTTCGATTGTGCTCACGACCTACGGAACCCCGGTCCGGATCATTGGCGGTCTGATGGTGCTGGTGCTGGGCCTGTTCACACTGGGCGTGCTGCGCTTTAACGCCCTGTACCTGGAGCGCCGCATCCACCTGAAGAACAAACCCGCCGGATACCTGGGCAGCGGCGTGGTCGGGCTGGCATTTGCTGCCGGCTGGACCCCGTGCATGGGACCGATTCTGGCCGGTGTGCTGTTTATGGCCGCCCAGAAGCCGTCGCTGGGGGTCCCTCTGCTTCTGACCTATGCCCTGGGATTCAGTGTGCCGTTTCTGCTGGGCGCCTTCTTCCTGGAGCGGGTTCGCGCGCTGCACCGCTTCACACCCTCGCTGGAGCGGGCCGGTGGCGTGCTGATGGTCGTCGCCGGCGTCCTGCTGCTGACCAACGGGTTTGCGTGGATCAGCCGGTCCCTGGTGAACGTCGTGGGATTTCAGGGCTTCTGA
- a CDS encoding serine hydrolase, producing MLFRRLSLAALLMGSAAAATTPLLPPAPPVVPIPAPFEPLAEPAAAIHLTPGTCGAATATPTLTASALPPVVSGRVSFYGAIYDSAGKPVRAITHGNVNDLHPLASAFKSLVVQAMFREIDAGKYKLTTKFTTTPANRSIEAYPAGTNSLYDLARRTIYNSDNTASDILHLAYGPGRLARETRKSSPCTSVMLTTKAWWSAQSGLIPEVVPVDPFTLNTLPTAAAYARQPLEERILTANRIIKASQTVAGPKLEKDLDLYFFGPAYTPELEFYVQNMSTASAYTDLMAKTLSGVNLQPATRRVFRELMATGCCRPKQPVLKTKYWAAKAGSGWRLLTLTGYLELPGGQVMAYTYLNDQSDARHAQTIEKQIRPLVLWIEQNLLTLRDGT from the coding sequence ATGCTTTTCCGTCGCCTTTCCCTTGCCGCCCTCCTGATGGGCAGCGCCGCTGCCGCGACCACACCTTTGCTGCCGCCCGCGCCCCCGGTTGTTCCGATTCCTGCCCCATTCGAGCCCCTGGCCGAACCGGCCGCAGCCATCCACCTGACACCAGGAACCTGTGGCGCTGCCACCGCCACGCCGACCCTCACGGCGTCCGCCCTGCCCCCTGTCGTTTCCGGCCGCGTCAGTTTCTATGGCGCTATCTACGATTCAGCCGGCAAACCGGTCCGCGCGATCACGCACGGCAATGTCAATGACCTGCACCCACTGGCGAGCGCGTTTAAGTCCCTGGTCGTTCAGGCGATGTTCCGGGAAATCGACGCCGGCAAGTACAAGCTGACCACGAAGTTCACCACCACGCCCGCCAACCGCAGCATTGAAGCCTACCCCGCTGGGACCAACAGTCTCTACGATCTGGCACGGCGCACGATCTACAACAGTGACAACACCGCCAGTGACATCCTTCACCTGGCCTACGGTCCCGGCCGCCTGGCCCGCGAAACCCGGAAGTCCAGCCCCTGCACCTCGGTGATGCTGACCACCAAGGCGTGGTGGAGCGCCCAGTCTGGCCTGATTCCTGAAGTGGTGCCGGTCGACCCCTTCACCCTGAACACCCTGCCGACGGCTGCCGCCTACGCCCGACAGCCCCTGGAAGAGCGCATCCTGACCGCCAACCGGATCATCAAGGCGTCCCAGACGGTGGCCGGGCCGAAACTGGAAAAAGACCTGGACTTGTACTTCTTCGGCCCGGCCTATACCCCGGAACTGGAGTTTTACGTGCAGAACATGAGCACCGCGAGCGCGTACACCGATCTGATGGCCAAGACGCTGTCGGGCGTCAACCTGCAACCGGCCACGAGAAGGGTCTTCCGTGAGCTGATGGCGACCGGCTGCTGCCGGCCGAAGCAGCCGGTACTGAAGACCAAGTACTGGGCCGCCAAAGCCGGAAGCGGCTGGAGACTGCTGACCCTCACCGGTTACCTGGAACTGCCCGGCGGCCAGGTTATGGCCTACACCTATCTCAATGACCAGAGCGATGCCAGGCATGCCCAGACCATCGAGAAGCAGATCCGTCCGCTGGTGCTGTGGATCGAGCAGAACCTGCTGACCCTGAGGGACGGCACGTGA
- a CDS encoding glycosyltransferase, protein MTQAVSTTVAPPLILVVEPDVDECEALCAALRDESFEVHSAADEHRGFEMLCDHRPDLIVTTCAQHLDGVAFTRRVRQDPSVEAVPIILVMNKEGMQDVIHALDAGADDFVSRPFNMPELMARIRVKLARPPVPAWTLARDRRTGIMTVQAMLAPMLREMERARVTGDPLMLASLAFEELPVLRQRFGSQLDTVIANQTMRVLRELAGPLTVLSHDRKGHFHVLAPNTTPETALSRAREASLRLVEHSFSYHGDLLRLTPSIGLAQYRPGLDPDNFLGRADTAARYAAAHLDLQPVLYDPQVHSRREAKPKRYAQLREKLRLPAQVIAVNVLLVVIPFFLYAFLARIGLDVTDWAYLAVATALLGTAAFILLEGFLALNPQQPPEEPQSPYPRASAIIAAYLPNEAATVEETIDAFLRIDYPAGLQVILAYNTPRDLPVEAALRALAERDPRFVPFRVEGSTSKAQNVNAALAIVTGEVTAVFDADHQPDADSFRRAWRWLSSGWDVVQGHCVIRNGEESWVARMVAVEFESIYAVSHPGRARMHGFGIFGGSNGYWKTKLLRKIRMHGSMLTEDIDSALRSVEAGYKIANDPYLVSRELAPATLGALTNQRLRWAQGWFQVSLKHLPLGLRSRHLTLRQKLGFFHLLGWREFYPVLSVQMFPILGYWLLVDDRQVDWAIPVFVLTTVFTLSVGPWQALFAYRQADASFKGRRGWFWFYLVVSSVFYTPFKNLLAVVAQIKEFRRERAWKVTPRSTQSPLE, encoded by the coding sequence GTGACTCAGGCAGTTTCCACCACAGTGGCCCCCCCTTTAATTCTGGTTGTCGAACCCGACGTCGATGAATGCGAGGCCCTGTGTGCGGCCCTGCGCGACGAATCGTTTGAAGTGCACTCAGCCGCCGACGAGCACCGTGGCTTCGAGATGCTGTGCGACCACCGGCCTGACCTGATCGTCACAACCTGCGCACAACACCTTGATGGCGTGGCGTTCACTCGGCGGGTCCGTCAGGATCCATCCGTTGAGGCGGTGCCCATCATCCTGGTGATGAACAAGGAAGGCATGCAGGACGTCATTCACGCGCTGGATGCCGGCGCTGACGATTTCGTCTCCCGGCCCTTCAACATGCCGGAACTGATGGCGCGCATCCGGGTCAAGCTGGCCCGCCCCCCGGTGCCCGCCTGGACCCTGGCCCGCGACCGACGAACCGGCATCATGACGGTCCAGGCGATGCTCGCCCCTATGCTGCGTGAGATGGAGCGGGCCCGCGTGACCGGTGATCCTCTGATGCTCGCTTCACTGGCCTTCGAAGAGCTGCCGGTGCTCCGCCAGCGCTTTGGTTCCCAGCTCGACACGGTGATCGCCAACCAGACCATGCGGGTGCTGCGTGAACTGGCCGGGCCGCTCACTGTGCTGTCGCACGACCGGAAAGGCCACTTTCATGTACTGGCTCCCAACACCACACCTGAAACCGCGCTCAGCCGGGCACGGGAAGCCAGTCTGCGGCTGGTGGAACATTCCTTTTCGTACCACGGAGACCTGCTGAGGCTGACGCCCTCCATCGGACTGGCACAGTACCGCCCCGGCCTGGATCCCGATAACTTCCTCGGGCGTGCCGACACCGCCGCCCGCTACGCGGCGGCTCACCTGGACCTCCAGCCCGTGCTGTACGACCCACAGGTGCACTCCCGCCGGGAAGCGAAACCCAAACGGTATGCCCAGCTGCGCGAAAAGTTGAGGCTGCCGGCCCAGGTAATAGCGGTCAACGTCCTGCTGGTCGTCATTCCGTTTTTTCTCTATGCGTTTCTGGCCCGGATTGGCCTTGATGTGACCGACTGGGCGTACCTGGCTGTGGCGACCGCGCTGCTTGGCACAGCGGCGTTCATTCTGCTTGAAGGCTTTCTAGCCCTGAACCCGCAGCAGCCTCCGGAAGAGCCGCAAAGCCCCTACCCCAGGGCAAGCGCGATCATCGCCGCCTACCTTCCGAACGAGGCTGCGACGGTAGAGGAAACCATCGACGCGTTTCTGCGAATCGACTACCCAGCCGGCTTACAGGTCATCCTGGCGTACAACACTCCCAGGGATCTGCCAGTAGAAGCGGCCCTGCGGGCCCTGGCCGAGCGGGATCCACGGTTCGTGCCATTCCGTGTGGAAGGCAGTACCAGCAAGGCCCAGAACGTCAATGCCGCCCTGGCGATCGTCACGGGTGAGGTCACTGCCGTGTTTGACGCGGATCACCAGCCGGACGCCGACAGTTTCCGCCGGGCATGGCGATGGCTTTCGAGTGGCTGGGACGTGGTGCAGGGCCACTGCGTGATTCGCAATGGTGAGGAGAGTTGGGTGGCACGGATGGTTGCGGTGGAATTTGAGAGCATCTACGCGGTCAGCCATCCCGGCCGCGCGCGAATGCATGGCTTCGGCATCTTTGGAGGCAGCAACGGCTACTGGAAGACAAAGTTGCTGCGCAAAATCCGGATGCACGGCTCCATGCTCACCGAAGACATTGATTCGGCGCTCAGAAGTGTTGAGGCCGGATACAAGATTGCCAATGACCCTTACCTGGTCTCGCGTGAGCTGGCGCCCGCCACTCTGGGCGCCCTGACCAACCAGCGGCTACGCTGGGCCCAGGGCTGGTTTCAGGTGAGCCTCAAGCACCTGCCCCTTGGCCTGCGTTCCAGGCACCTGACCCTGCGTCAGAAGCTGGGCTTTTTTCATCTGCTGGGCTGGCGCGAGTTCTATCCGGTGCTGTCGGTGCAGATGTTCCCAATCCTCGGGTACTGGCTGCTGGTCGATGACCGTCAGGTCGATTGGGCCATTCCGGTGTTCGTGCTGACGACGGTCTTCACACTGAGCGTCGGGCCCTGGCAGGCTCTGTTCGCCTATCGGCAGGCCGATGCGTCGTTCAAGGGGCGCAGAGGCTGGTTCTGGTTCTATCTGGTTGTCTCGTCGGTGTTCTACACGCCGTTCAAGAATCTCCTCGCCGTGGTGGCCCAGATCAAGGAGTTCCGCCGTGAACGTGCTTGGAAGGTCACGCCACGCAGCACCCAGTCGCCGCTGGAATGA
- a CDS encoding glycoside hydrolase family 30 protein produces MNLKTNLLFASIVLALTACSQSLPQVPALGDPLVQAARTTQTTRTAQIWLTTPDGRQKIAAQPGVAFKSGVTPVSGAVTVDPKVTYQSIKGFGAALTESSAYLMTDKMSGTQRSALLRQLFDPAGGIGLSYVRIPLGASDFARSSYTYHDLPAGVVDESLTSFSLARDEQYVLPLARDIRATSPEVRFMGTPWSAPAWMKDTAHLNGGQLLPEWRSAYSNYLLRAVQGYAQSGVPLDMLTLQNEPRHETGGYPSMRLEPADAAGLVKQLAPALQNAGLQTGLLGWDHNWDDTSYPLALLGDQGARDALAGTAFHCYGGDVSAQSKIRDAYPDKDVYFTECSGGGWATNWGNNLAWNVQHLVIGATRNWARTVLLWNLALDPQGGPTNGGCSNCRGVVTVDPASGGVTLNEEYYALGHAARFVRPGAVRIASASYGAGNIQTVAFRNPDGTRALIVLNGSSSNRKVQVVENGAGFTYTLPAGAVATITWPAS; encoded by the coding sequence ATGAACCTGAAAACAAATCTGCTGTTTGCATCCATCGTTCTGGCCCTGACGGCCTGTTCACAGTCCCTTCCTCAAGTCCCGGCGTTGGGCGACCCGTTAGTTCAGGCAGCCCGCACAACGCAGACAACCCGCACGGCACAGATCTGGCTGACCACGCCCGACGGCCGTCAGAAAATCGCGGCCCAGCCCGGCGTCGCTTTCAAATCGGGGGTCACTCCTGTGTCCGGCGCGGTGACGGTGGACCCGAAGGTCACCTACCAGAGCATCAAAGGATTCGGTGCCGCACTGACCGAGTCAAGCGCCTACCTCATGACCGACAAAATGTCGGGCACCCAGCGCAGCGCCCTGCTCAGGCAGCTGTTCGATCCGGCCGGCGGCATCGGCCTGAGTTACGTCCGCATTCCGCTGGGGGCCAGTGACTTCGCGCGTTCGAGCTACACCTACCACGACCTTCCGGCGGGAGTGGTGGACGAATCGCTGACCAGCTTCAGTCTGGCCCGCGATGAACAGTACGTCCTGCCGCTGGCCCGCGACATCCGGGCCACCAGCCCGGAGGTCCGGTTTATGGGCACGCCCTGGAGCGCGCCCGCCTGGATGAAGGACACGGCTCACCTAAACGGCGGGCAACTCCTGCCTGAATGGCGGTCCGCCTATTCGAACTATCTGCTGCGGGCGGTCCAGGGTTACGCCCAGAGTGGCGTTCCTCTGGACATGCTGACCCTGCAGAATGAACCGCGCCATGAAACCGGCGGCTACCCCAGCATGCGCCTGGAACCGGCCGACGCGGCGGGACTGGTCAAACAGCTGGCTCCGGCACTGCAGAACGCGGGACTGCAGACAGGCCTTCTGGGCTGGGACCACAACTGGGACGATACGTCCTACCCGCTGGCGCTACTGGGCGATCAGGGTGCCCGCGACGCGCTGGCGGGAACGGCGTTTCACTGTTACGGCGGTGACGTCAGCGCCCAGTCGAAGATTCGCGACGCCTATCCCGACAAGGACGTGTACTTCACCGAGTGCAGCGGCGGTGGCTGGGCCACAAACTGGGGAAACAACCTCGCGTGGAACGTGCAGCACCTCGTGATCGGCGCCACCCGCAACTGGGCCAGGACCGTGCTGCTGTGGAATCTGGCGCTCGACCCTCAGGGTGGCCCGACCAACGGTGGGTGCAGCAACTGCCGTGGCGTGGTGACAGTGGATCCGGCTTCGGGCGGGGTCACCCTCAACGAGGAGTACTACGCGTTGGGTCACGCTGCCAGGTTCGTGCGGCCCGGTGCCGTGCGTATCGCGTCGGCAAGCTACGGCGCCGGCAACATCCAGACTGTGGCGTTCCGTAATCCCGACGGCACACGCGCCCTGATCGTCCTCAACGGGTCGTCCTCGAACCGCAAGGTGCAGGTGGTGGAAAACGGCGCAGGCTTTACCTACACCCTGCCCGCGGGAGCCGTAGCGACCATAACCTGGCCTGCCTCCTGA
- a CDS encoding PhoX family protein: MTQSPVETSVWHRLLSRQLTRRSALGTVAGAAAAVSLPVAFSDAQATANNGAPVTPDTQKLQPRAFPPFTPIEPTAADALTLPRGYRYQVLAPWGETFTPDGRTLGFNHDFVGYFPIDMLQGGKSSTEALLTINHEYANPMFVGGDTKERTAKQIQAEMQDVGVSVVRVRKEGREWKVVMDPRNRRIDAFTPIELTGPVRGSAVVKGATMVKGSVGNCSGGQTPWGTLLTCEENVDGYQKAWAGSGYEAMHQGWVTEIDPFDPAWTPKKRTGMGRFRHENAAVTLARDGRVVAYMGDDMQDSCIYKFISRDRYNPADRNASRDLLADGDLYVANFGNGSWVLLDYARNKKLQEAKAGDKPLFTSQAEVLADARAAALAVGGTPVDRPEDIEIHPRTGDLYAALTNNSRHGNFFGQIIRWTEKDRDPAATTFLWEVFAYGGPQSGFASPDNLVFDPYGNLWMVTDNSDLGTNPIKAYHGNNAMFFFPTEGPNTGKAYRFAVGPVDAELTGPVFSPDGKTLFVAVQHPGEDSESLDKLTSTFAAKEGTRIPRPTLVAIEGFPGWRQA; this comes from the coding sequence ATGACGCAATCACCGGTCGAAACAAGTGTCTGGCACCGCCTGCTGTCCCGGCAGCTCACCCGCCGCAGCGCCCTGGGGACCGTGGCCGGCGCCGCCGCGGCCGTCAGCCTGCCGGTGGCCTTCAGCGACGCGCAGGCCACCGCGAACAACGGCGCGCCAGTGACCCCGGACACCCAGAAGCTCCAGCCCCGGGCCTTCCCGCCCTTCACGCCGATTGAGCCCACCGCTGCCGATGCCTTGACGCTGCCGCGCGGCTACCGCTATCAGGTGCTGGCCCCCTGGGGTGAGACCTTCACGCCGGACGGCCGCACCCTGGGCTTCAACCACGACTTCGTGGGCTATTTTCCCATCGACATGCTGCAGGGCGGCAAGAGCAGCACCGAAGCGCTGCTGACCATCAACCACGAGTACGCCAACCCCATGTTCGTGGGCGGCGACACCAAGGAACGCACGGCGAAGCAGATCCAGGCCGAGATGCAGGATGTCGGCGTCAGCGTGGTGCGGGTGCGCAAGGAAGGCCGCGAGTGGAAGGTCGTGATGGACCCGCGCAACCGCCGCATCGACGCGTTTACACCCATCGAACTGACCGGTCCGGTGCGCGGCTCGGCGGTCGTGAAGGGGGCCACCATGGTCAAGGGCAGCGTGGGCAACTGCTCGGGCGGGCAGACCCCCTGGGGCACCCTGCTCACCTGCGAGGAAAACGTCGACGGCTACCAGAAGGCCTGGGCCGGCAGCGGCTACGAGGCCATGCACCAGGGCTGGGTCACCGAGATCGACCCCTTCGACCCGGCCTGGACCCCCAAGAAGCGCACCGGCATGGGCCGCTTCCGGCACGAGAACGCCGCGGTGACCCTGGCCCGCGACGGCCGCGTGGTCGCCTACATGGGTGACGATATGCAGGACTCCTGCATCTACAAGTTCATCAGCCGTGACCGCTACAACCCCGCCGACCGCAACGCCAGCCGTGATCTGCTGGCCGACGGCGACCTGTACGTGGCCAACTTCGGCAACGGCAGCTGGGTTCTGCTCGACTATGCCCGCAACAAAAAGCTGCAGGAGGCCAAAGCCGGCGACAAGCCCCTGTTCACGTCGCAGGCCGAGGTGCTGGCCGACGCGCGAGCCGCAGCGCTGGCCGTGGGAGGCACTCCGGTCGACCGCCCGGAGGACATCGAGATTCATCCGCGCACCGGGGACCTGTACGCCGCGCTGACCAACAACAGCCGCCACGGGAACTTCTTCGGGCAGATCATCCGATGGACCGAAAAAGACCGTGATCCGGCAGCCACCACCTTCCTGTGGGAGGTCTTCGCCTACGGAGGTCCCCAGAGCGGCTTTGCCAGTCCCGACAACCTGGTCTTCGACCCTTACGGCAACCTGTGGATGGTCACCGACAACAGCGACCTGGGCACCAACCCGATCAAGGCCTACCACGGCAACAACGCCATGTTCTTCTTCCCGACCGAGGGCCCCAATACGGGCAAGGCCTACCGCTTCGCCGTTGGTCCGGTGGACGCCGAGCTGACCGGCCCGGTCTTCAGCCCTGACGGCAAGACGCTGTTTGTGGCGGTGCAGCATCCCGGCGAGGACAGCGAGAGCCTGGACAAGCTCACCAGCACCTTTGCCGCCAAGGAGGGCACCCGCATTCCGCGCCCGACCCTGGTCGCCATCGAGGGCTTCCCTGGCTGGAGGCAGGCATGA